In one window of Maribacter sp. BPC-D8 DNA:
- a CDS encoding DUF2167 domain-containing protein — translation MKSKFIYFIALLVTVSIAHAQDIERLEFIADSLNLSDEETEDLISFKLYSDSLENTFTYIYDRSMLNGDVAKIMVPEGYKFLDSEQAQRVLTDIWGNPRDESVMGLLLKEDETPVETTYAIEISYSEDGYIEDNDAQDMDYDDLLSEMQDDVKEANPQRSSMGYPTVDLIGWASKPYYDSENKKLYWAKELLFEEEEASTLNYNIRVLGRKGYMNLNVIGDMDTLEDVENNLDPILGSVSFNTGYKYSEFDPDFDDVAAYGIGGLIAGKILAKAGFFALILKFWKFIAIGGVALFAGAKKFFFGAKEQTAIEGPKDDSKLS, via the coding sequence ATGAAAAGCAAGTTCATTTATTTTATCGCCTTATTAGTAACTGTTAGTATAGCTCATGCTCAAGATATTGAAAGACTAGAATTTATAGCCGACAGTCTCAATTTAAGTGATGAAGAAACAGAAGATCTTATAAGTTTTAAACTGTATTCAGATAGTCTAGAGAACACCTTTACATATATTTATGATAGGTCTATGTTAAATGGAGATGTAGCCAAAATAATGGTGCCAGAAGGCTATAAGTTTTTAGATAGTGAACAGGCGCAACGTGTACTTACAGATATTTGGGGAAACCCTAGAGATGAGTCCGTTATGGGTCTTTTGCTGAAAGAAGATGAAACTCCGGTAGAGACAACTTACGCTATTGAAATATCATATTCAGAAGATGGATATATTGAAGATAACGATGCACAAGACATGGATTATGATGACTTGCTAAGTGAAATGCAAGATGATGTTAAAGAAGCAAATCCGCAAAGATCTAGTATGGGTTACCCGACTGTAGATTTGATAGGTTGGGCATCAAAACCTTATTATGATTCAGAAAACAAAAAATTATACTGGGCTAAAGAATTACTTTTTGAAGAGGAAGAAGCCAGTACTTTAAATTATAATATTAGAGTTTTAGGTCGTAAGGGTTACATGAATCTAAATGTTATTGGTGATATGGACACATTAGAAGATGTAGAGAATAACTTAGATCCAATTTTAGGTAGTGTATCATTTAATACTGGGTATAAGTACTCTGAATTTGATCCTGATTTTGATGATGTAGCAGCATATGGAATCGGTGGATTAATAGCAGGTAAAATTTTGGCTAAAGCCGGATTCTTTGCTCTAATACTAAAATTTTGGAAATTTATAGCCATTGGCGGTGTAGCGCTATTCGCAGGGGCAAAAAAGTTCTTTTTTGGAGCTAAAGAACAAACAGCAATTGAAGGTCCTAAAGATGATTCTAAATTGTCTTAG
- the hisC gene encoding histidinol-phosphate transaminase, with the protein MIFNLDNITRENVKGLSPYSSARDEYVSDGSTMVFLDANENPFENGVNRYPDPQQRGLKAILAEQKGIKEENILLGNGSDEVLDLLFRAFCEPKQDNIITLPPTYGMYKVLSDINLVENREVLLTHDFQPKVEEILKTIDSNTKLLFICSPNNPTGNSFSTKAIEELLNSFNGLVVIDEAYIDFSFEESWTSKLNNYPNLIITQTLSKAYGMAGIRLGICIASAEIIAVVNKIKPPYNVNQLTQEKATTRVLDKQAVKNEVDDILAERAKLEEALKTISFVENIYPTDANFILAKVDDATLRYNQLLAKGVVVRNRTTQPLCENTLRFTVGSAVENKTLAEALKMI; encoded by the coding sequence ATGATTTTCAATTTAGATAATATAACAAGAGAAAACGTAAAGGGCTTGAGTCCGTATTCTTCTGCACGCGACGAATATGTTTCTGATGGGTCTACCATGGTTTTCTTAGATGCGAATGAGAATCCGTTTGAAAACGGAGTCAATCGCTATCCTGATCCTCAACAAAGAGGCTTAAAAGCGATATTGGCTGAACAGAAGGGTATAAAGGAGGAAAATATTCTTTTGGGTAATGGTAGCGATGAAGTTTTAGATTTGTTATTCAGAGCTTTCTGTGAGCCTAAACAAGATAATATCATTACACTACCACCTACATACGGAATGTACAAAGTGCTTTCGGACATCAATCTAGTTGAAAATAGAGAAGTCTTATTGACGCATGATTTTCAGCCTAAGGTTGAAGAGATCCTAAAAACCATTGATAGCAATACTAAACTATTGTTTATCTGTTCACCTAATAATCCTACAGGGAATAGTTTCTCAACTAAAGCTATTGAAGAACTTTTGAATTCTTTCAACGGACTAGTTGTTATAGACGAGGCATATATAGATTTTTCATTCGAAGAAAGCTGGACATCAAAACTGAATAATTATCCGAATTTAATTATCACTCAAACCTTATCAAAGGCATATGGTATGGCGGGTATACGTTTGGGTATTTGTATTGCATCTGCAGAAATTATTGCTGTGGTGAATAAAATTAAACCTCCGTATAATGTAAATCAATTAACACAAGAGAAAGCAACTACTCGTGTGTTAGATAAACAGGCGGTTAAAAACGAGGTTGATGATATTTTAGCGGAGCGAGCAAAATTAGAAGAGGCTTTAAAAACAATTTCTTTTGTTGAAAATATTTACCCTACCGATGCAAACTTTATTTTGGCAAAGGTAGATGATGCTACACTCAGGTATAATCAATTATTAGCCAAAGGGGTTGTTGTTAGAAATCGTACCACACAACCATTATGTGAGAATACCCTACGTTTTACTGTAGGTAGTGCTGTAGAGAATAAAACACTTGCTGAGGCGTTAAAAATGATATAA
- the hisD gene encoding histidinol dehydrogenase: MNKIYNPERADWSKVLKRPTQTVADIEGLVNTIFEEVKLGGDSILKKYTEQFDKVSLDDLLVSEDEIKEAKALVSDDLKAAIQLAKSNIEVFHTAQKTGRVEVETTAGVSCWQEKRPIQKVGLYIPGGTAPLFSTILMLATPANIAGCNEIVLCSPPDKEGKLNPAILYTADLCGVTKIVKVGGIQAIAGMTFGTETIPQVYKVFGPGNQYVTVAKQIATKHGVAIDMPAGPSELLVVADDTANAAFVASDLLSQAEHGIDSQVILVSTSKEMIDAVEKEVALQLEDLPRKEIARQAIANSKLIYVDNDQDAIDLINEYGPEHYIVCVENEDFYIDNTLNAGSVFIGNYTPESAGDYASGTNHTLPTNGYAKQYSGVNLDSFMKNMTFQKITKEGIQTIGNAIELMAEAEGLEAHKNAVTLRLNSLK, encoded by the coding sequence ATGAATAAAATATATAATCCAGAGAGAGCAGATTGGTCGAAGGTTTTAAAACGCCCGACACAAACTGTTGCCGATATTGAAGGATTGGTCAACACTATTTTTGAGGAAGTTAAGCTTGGAGGCGATAGTATCTTAAAAAAGTATACTGAGCAATTTGACAAGGTGAGCTTAGATGATCTTTTGGTTTCAGAGGATGAAATTAAGGAAGCCAAAGCATTGGTTTCAGATGATCTTAAAGCTGCTATTCAATTAGCGAAATCGAATATTGAAGTATTTCATACCGCTCAGAAAACGGGTAGGGTTGAAGTGGAAACTACAGCGGGAGTTTCTTGTTGGCAAGAGAAAAGACCGATTCAGAAAGTCGGATTGTATATTCCAGGAGGAACGGCTCCTTTATTTTCTACTATCTTAATGCTCGCAACACCTGCAAACATAGCAGGTTGTAATGAAATTGTTTTATGCTCTCCTCCTGATAAAGAAGGAAAGCTGAATCCTGCTATTTTATATACAGCAGATTTATGCGGAGTTACCAAAATTGTAAAAGTAGGGGGAATTCAAGCGATCGCCGGAATGACTTTTGGAACAGAAACCATACCACAGGTGTATAAAGTTTTCGGACCAGGAAATCAATATGTTACTGTAGCGAAGCAAATAGCAACAAAACACGGTGTTGCAATTGATATGCCTGCAGGTCCATCAGAATTATTAGTAGTAGCCGATGATACTGCAAATGCTGCTTTTGTTGCTTCAGATTTATTGAGTCAGGCAGAACATGGTATCGATAGTCAAGTAATTTTAGTTTCTACTTCTAAAGAAATGATTGATGCAGTGGAGAAGGAAGTAGCCCTACAATTAGAAGATTTACCGCGAAAAGAAATTGCAAGACAAGCAATTGCCAATAGCAAGTTGATTTATGTTGATAATGATCAAGATGCTATTGATTTGATTAATGAATACGGACCAGAGCACTACATTGTTTGTGTAGAAAATGAAGATTTCTATATCGACAATACGCTGAATGCGGGTTCAGTATTTATCGGTAATTACACTCCAGAAAGTGCTGGTGATTATGCTTCTGGTACGAATCATACTTTACCAACAAATGGATATGCTAAGCAATACAGTGGTGTAAACCTTGATAGTTTTATGAAGAATATGACTTTTCAGAAGATCACAAAAGAAGGTATTCAAACTATTGGTAATGCAATAGAACTGATGGCAGAAGCAGAAGGTTTAGAAGCACATAAAAATGCAGTAACCTTAAGATTAAATAGTTTAAAATAA
- the hisG gene encoding ATP phosphoribosyltransferase → MTKIRIAIQKSGRLNEESLQILKDCGISIDNGKDQLKASSRNFPMEVFYLRNGDIPQYLRDGVVDIAIIGENVLIEKGEDISVAEKLGFSKCKVSLAVPKSVKYNSVKDFEGKRIATSYPNTVLNYLKEKGVKADLHIISGSVEIAPNIGLADAICDIVSSGSTLFKNNLKEVEVMLKSEAVLAVSPKINEERKELLEKLQFRIQSVLRARGSKYVLLNAPNDKLDGILKLLPGMRSPTVLPLADEGWSSVHTVINKDKFWEVIDELKKAGAEGILVCPIEKMVL, encoded by the coding sequence ATGACTAAAATTAGAATTGCTATTCAGAAATCGGGAAGACTTAATGAGGAATCCCTTCAAATTTTAAAAGACTGCGGAATTTCCATTGATAATGGTAAAGACCAGTTGAAGGCTTCATCAAGAAATTTCCCGATGGAAGTTTTCTATTTAAGAAATGGAGATATACCGCAATACTTGAGAGACGGAGTGGTAGATATCGCTATTATTGGCGAAAATGTATTAATTGAAAAAGGAGAAGATATTTCAGTTGCTGAAAAATTGGGCTTTTCAAAATGTAAGGTATCCTTAGCTGTACCAAAATCAGTGAAGTATAATTCGGTAAAGGATTTTGAAGGCAAGCGTATTGCAACATCCTACCCAAATACAGTATTAAATTATTTGAAAGAAAAAGGTGTGAAAGCCGATTTACACATCATTAGTGGCTCTGTTGAAATTGCACCTAATATTGGACTGGCAGATGCTATTTGCGATATTGTTTCTAGTGGTAGTACTTTATTTAAAAACAACCTGAAAGAGGTTGAAGTAATGTTGAAAAGTGAAGCTGTATTGGCAGTATCACCAAAGATAAATGAAGAGAGAAAAGAACTTCTTGAAAAGTTACAGTTTAGAATTCAGTCAGTTTTAAGAGCTAGAGGATCTAAGTATGTGTTGCTTAATGCACCAAATGATAAGTTAGACGGTATTCTAAAGCTTTTACCAGGTATGCGAAGTCCGACAGTATTGCCTTTGGCTGATGAAGGATGGAGTTCTGTACATACTGTAATCAATAAAGATAAATTTTGGGAAGTAATCGACGAGTTAAAGAAAGCAGGAGCAGAAGGTATTCTTGTTTGCCCAATTGAGAAGATGGTATTGTAA
- a CDS encoding prohibitin family protein gives MDKLPKIALPAIFIFIVVIIAISKSTVTIDSGQAGVLYKTFGGGVVTDEPPMGEGFHLVAPWNRVTIYEVRQQEVLEKMNVLSSNGLDIKLEASAWFEPIRNDLGKLHQEKGEDYIQRVLLPTIRSAARSVVGRYTPEQLYSSKRDAIQQEIFDETQKIVSGQYIQLNEILVRDVTLPPTIKDAIERKLKQEQESLEYEFRLVTAKKEAEKVTIEAQGKADANRILSASLNDQILKDKGIDATLKLAESPNSKVVIVGGSDGLPLILGNN, from the coding sequence ATGGATAAGTTACCTAAGATTGCGTTACCCGCAATATTTATTTTTATTGTAGTAATTATTGCAATTTCAAAATCAACAGTTACAATAGACTCTGGTCAAGCAGGTGTTTTGTACAAAACTTTTGGTGGGGGTGTAGTGACTGATGAGCCGCCTATGGGAGAAGGTTTTCATTTAGTAGCACCTTGGAATAGAGTTACTATCTACGAAGTACGTCAACAAGAGGTTTTAGAAAAAATGAATGTACTTTCTAGCAATGGTCTTGATATTAAATTAGAAGCATCTGCTTGGTTCGAGCCAATTAGAAATGATTTAGGAAAACTACATCAAGAAAAAGGTGAAGACTATATACAAAGAGTTCTTTTGCCAACCATACGTTCTGCTGCACGTTCAGTAGTTGGTCGTTATACACCAGAACAATTATATTCTAGTAAAAGAGATGCCATTCAGCAAGAAATATTTGATGAGACTCAAAAAATAGTATCAGGTCAATATATTCAATTGAATGAGATTTTGGTAAGAGATGTTACCTTGCCACCGACTATTAAAGATGCAATTGAAAGAAAGTTAAAGCAAGAGCAAGAGTCATTAGAATATGAGTTCCGTTTGGTAACCGCTAAGAAAGAAGCTGAAAAAGTAACTATCGAAGCGCAGGGTAAAGCAGATGCTAACCGTATTTTGAGTGCTTCATTGAATGACCAAATTTTGAAAGATAAGGGTATCGATGCTACATTAAAATTAGCAGAATCACCAAATTCTAAAGTGGTTATCGTTGGTGGTAGCGACGGACTTCCATTAATTTTGGGTAATAACTAA
- a CDS encoding VWA domain-containing protein, with protein sequence MESITVLYIILAAIVALGIVVFQYIYKQKAKSKINWLLAFLRFTGIFGLLLLLINPQFSQKSYTLEKPNLVILADNSTSIAESATQLNEMLSEIKSSEDITDRFKVTDYSFGADLQIFDSLSFKEKNTNIYKSLSALKDVYAREQTVTVLLSDGNQTIGQDYSYFKSDENNSIYTVVLGDTTKYKDISVGSIQTNKYAFLKNKFPLETFVSYQGNSAISATVSIKMNSKVVHKENVKLNSQNNYKPISIEVEAKSVGIKNLVVEVSQLAEERNIKNNRRTTSIEVIDEKTKIAIISDILHPDLGALKKAIESNEQREVSILKSNVANSSLEDIDLFIFYQPIARFKNSFEYAKSKNANTFIITGTQTDYSFLNNAEVPFEIENGYPQQEVFGLLNNAFTKYDISKFDVTDFPPLVSDAGPILITSPYEVLLGTQIKGLNIQQPLLLVMEKNTQKSALLMGENLWKWRVQTYRNTNEFVNFDEFIGNLIRYLTSSKNKSRLNVDYEKVYEGSSNTVITATYFDEAFLFDPNAKVKIKVTNTETKKVQTNPMVLKNGYFEADLSNLIAGSYDFVVSVANDSKTETGKFVISEFDMENQFVSSDNIKLEKLAVNSGGKQFYPTQIEELLADLKENDAYVPTEKSTENIVSLIDFRLLLAIIVFAFAAEWFIRKYNGLI encoded by the coding sequence ATGGAAAGCATAACGGTATTGTATATTATTCTTGCTGCAATTGTAGCATTGGGTATCGTTGTTTTTCAATACATATATAAGCAGAAGGCTAAAAGCAAAATTAATTGGCTTTTAGCCTTTTTGCGTTTTACAGGTATTTTTGGGTTATTGCTTTTACTGATCAATCCGCAGTTTTCACAAAAATCATACACCTTAGAGAAGCCTAATTTGGTAATATTGGCTGATAATTCTACATCTATTGCCGAGAGTGCAACGCAACTAAATGAAATGCTATCTGAAATAAAGTCATCAGAAGATATTACGGATAGATTTAAAGTTACCGATTATAGTTTTGGGGCTGACCTACAAATTTTTGATAGTCTTTCTTTTAAAGAGAAAAACACCAATATCTATAAATCGCTTTCTGCATTGAAGGATGTATATGCTCGAGAACAGACGGTTACTGTTCTTTTGTCTGATGGAAATCAGACTATTGGGCAAGATTATAGTTATTTTAAATCTGACGAGAATAATAGTATCTACACGGTAGTTTTAGGCGACACTACTAAGTATAAAGACATTTCAGTTGGGTCAATTCAAACCAATAAATACGCTTTTTTAAAGAACAAATTCCCGTTAGAAACCTTTGTATCATATCAAGGTAATAGTGCTATATCAGCTACTGTATCTATTAAAATGAATTCGAAAGTTGTTCATAAAGAGAATGTGAAATTAAATTCTCAGAACAATTATAAACCTATATCTATTGAAGTAGAGGCAAAGTCAGTGGGAATTAAAAATTTAGTAGTTGAAGTTTCTCAACTGGCAGAAGAACGAAATATTAAGAATAATCGAAGAACTACAAGCATCGAAGTAATCGATGAGAAAACTAAGATTGCTATAATTTCAGATATTCTGCATCCGGACTTGGGGGCTCTTAAAAAGGCTATTGAAAGTAATGAGCAGCGAGAAGTTTCAATTTTGAAATCTAATGTCGCAAATAGTAGTTTAGAGGATATAGACTTGTTTATTTTTTATCAGCCTATAGCTAGATTCAAGAATTCTTTTGAATACGCCAAAAGTAAAAACGCGAATACTTTTATTATAACTGGTACTCAAACAGATTACTCATTTTTGAATAACGCCGAAGTCCCTTTTGAAATAGAGAATGGTTATCCGCAACAAGAAGTGTTCGGTTTATTGAATAATGCTTTTACTAAATATGACATCTCAAAGTTTGATGTGACAGATTTTCCGCCATTAGTTAGTGATGCAGGTCCTATTCTTATTACTTCACCCTATGAAGTTTTATTGGGTACTCAAATAAAAGGATTAAATATTCAGCAGCCTCTGTTGTTGGTCATGGAGAAAAACACTCAGAAAAGTGCACTATTAATGGGGGAGAACCTTTGGAAATGGAGAGTGCAGACTTATAGGAATACAAATGAATTTGTCAATTTCGATGAATTTATTGGTAATCTAATTAGATATCTAACTAGCTCAAAGAACAAATCAAGACTGAACGTTGATTATGAAAAGGTGTACGAGGGTAGTAGTAATACGGTGATAACGGCTACGTATTTTGATGAAGCATTTTTATTTGATCCAAATGCCAAAGTGAAAATTAAAGTAACTAATACAGAAACTAAAAAGGTTCAAACGAACCCAATGGTTTTAAAAAATGGATATTTCGAAGCAGACTTATCAAATTTAATCGCTGGATCTTATGACTTTGTGGTTTCTGTAGCGAATGATTCAAAAACTGAAACTGGTAAATTTGTAATCTCTGAGTTTGACATGGAGAATCAGTTTGTATCAAGTGATAATATAAAGTTGGAGAAATTGGCTGTTAACTCTGGAGGAAAACAGTTTTATCCTACTCAAATAGAAGAACTACTCGCAGATTTGAAGGAAAACGATGCCTACGTGCCTACCGAGAAAAGCACTGAAAATATCGTATCTTTGATTGATTTCAGATTGCTTTTGGCAATTATAGTTTTTGCCTTTGCGGCAGAATGGTTTATCAGAAAATATAACGGATTAATTTAA
- the fabG gene encoding 3-oxoacyl-[acyl-carrier-protein] reductase: protein MKLLQDKNVIITGASRGIGMGIAKVFADHGANVAFTYSSSEAPALELEKELKAKGVNAKAYKSNAASFQEAEELVAKVLEDFGGRIDVLINNAGITKDNLLMRMSEADFDAVIDINLKSVFNMTKAVQRTLLKQRSGSIINMSSVVGVKGNAGQTNYAASKAGMIGFTKSVALELGSRNIRCNAIAPGFIETEMTDKLDEKTVQGWRDGIPLKRGGSTEDIANACLFFASDLSGYVTGQVLNVDGGMLT, encoded by the coding sequence ATGAAATTATTACAAGATAAAAACGTCATCATTACAGGAGCAAGTAGAGGAATTGGTATGGGTATTGCCAAAGTTTTTGCCGATCACGGTGCAAATGTGGCATTTACTTATAGCTCTAGTGAAGCTCCGGCTTTAGAATTGGAGAAAGAATTGAAAGCAAAAGGTGTTAATGCCAAGGCTTACAAAAGTAATGCAGCTAGTTTTCAAGAAGCTGAAGAATTAGTCGCTAAGGTTTTAGAAGATTTTGGTGGAAGAATTGATGTATTGATCAACAACGCTGGTATCACAAAAGATAATCTTCTTATGCGTATGTCAGAAGCTGATTTTGATGCAGTTATCGATATCAATTTGAAATCTGTTTTTAATATGACGAAAGCAGTACAAAGAACATTATTGAAACAACGTAGTGGATCTATCATTAACATGAGTAGTGTTGTTGGGGTAAAAGGTAATGCAGGTCAAACTAATTACGCTGCTTCTAAAGCAGGTATGATTGGCTTCACAAAATCTGTAGCTCTTGAATTAGGTTCTAGAAACATTAGATGTAACGCTATTGCACCTGGTTTCATTGAAACTGAGATGACCGATAAGTTAGATGAGAAAACTGTTCAAGGTTGGAGAGATGGTATTCCTCTAAAACGTGGTGGTTCTACTGAAGATATAGCAAATGCTTGTCTTTTCTTTGCGTCAGATTTGTCTGGTTACGTTACTGGTCAAGTATTGAATGTTGATGGTGGTATGTTAACCTAA
- the sucD gene encoding succinate--CoA ligase subunit alpha has protein sequence MSVLVNKDSKIIVQGFTGSEGTFHAGQMIEYGTNIVGGVTPGKGGQEHLGKPVFNTVSEAVEKVGADTTIIFVPPAFAADAIMEAAEAGIKVIITITEGIPVADMVKVANYIKNRDCRLIGPNCPGVITPGEAKVGIMPGFVFKEGNVGIVSKSGTLTYEAADQVVRQGLGITTAIGIGGDPIIGTTTKEAVELLINDPATECVVMIGEIGGQLEADAAQWYKASGSKKPVVGFIAGETAPAGRTMGHAGAIVGGSDDTAQAKKRIMRECGIHVVDSPAEIGLKVKEVMG, from the coding sequence ATGAGCGTATTAGTAAATAAGGATTCAAAAATAATCGTACAAGGTTTCACTGGTAGTGAAGGTACTTTCCACGCCGGACAGATGATTGAGTACGGTACTAATATCGTAGGTGGTGTTACTCCCGGTAAAGGAGGACAAGAGCATTTAGGAAAACCTGTTTTCAACACGGTTTCTGAAGCTGTTGAGAAAGTAGGTGCAGATACTACTATCATATTTGTTCCACCAGCTTTTGCTGCAGATGCCATTATGGAAGCTGCCGAAGCAGGTATTAAAGTTATTATTACAATTACAGAAGGTATTCCTGTTGCCGATATGGTTAAGGTTGCCAACTACATTAAAAATAGAGATTGTCGTTTAATCGGCCCTAACTGTCCTGGTGTTATTACTCCGGGTGAAGCTAAAGTTGGTATTATGCCAGGTTTCGTTTTCAAAGAAGGTAATGTTGGTATCGTATCTAAATCAGGTACATTAACCTATGAGGCTGCTGATCAAGTAGTACGTCAAGGTTTAGGTATTACAACTGCAATCGGTATTGGTGGTGATCCAATTATTGGAACAACTACTAAAGAAGCGGTTGAGCTTTTGATCAATGACCCAGCAACAGAATGTGTGGTTATGATCGGTGAAATTGGTGGTCAGTTAGAAGCAGATGCTGCTCAGTGGTACAAAGCTAGTGGAAGTAAAAAACCAGTTGTAGGTTTTATTGCTGGTGAAACTGCACCTGCAGGTAGAACAATGGGTCATGCTGGCGCAATTGTTGGTGGTAGTGATGATACTGCTCAAGCTAAAAAACGCATCATGAGAGAATGTGGAATTCACGTTGTAGATTCTCCTGCTGAAATCGGCTTGAAAGTAAAAGAGGTAATGGGTTAA
- a CDS encoding UDP-3-O-(3-hydroxymyristoyl)glucosamine N-acyltransferase, producing the protein MKFPTTFSLKQIADIISSEYVGHDDFPVLGMNEIHVVVNGDIVFVDHPKYYDKALESKASVILINKKVDCPEGKALLISDDPFRDFNKLTTFFQPFVPSSQTISATAKIGKDTVIQPNTFIGNNVEIGDNCLIHSNVTIYDNCIVGNNVTIHAGSVLGADAFYYKKRPEGFDKLISGGRVVLKDNVDIGALCTIDRGVTGDTTIGFGTKLDNQVHVGHDTVIGEKCLIASQTGIAGCVIIEDEVTIWGQVGTNSGITIGAKAVIMGQTGVTKSVKGGKSYFGTPIEESREKLKQLAYIKKIPEIIKKMDKK; encoded by the coding sequence TTGAAGTTTCCGACTACTTTTTCATTAAAACAGATTGCAGATATTATATCTAGCGAATATGTTGGGCATGATGATTTTCCCGTTCTAGGCATGAATGAAATTCATGTTGTAGTAAACGGAGACATTGTCTTTGTTGATCATCCAAAGTACTATGATAAAGCTTTAGAGTCTAAGGCAAGTGTTATCTTAATCAATAAAAAGGTAGACTGCCCTGAAGGCAAAGCATTGTTGATTTCAGATGATCCCTTTAGAGATTTTAATAAGTTAACAACATTCTTTCAACCTTTTGTTCCAAGTAGTCAGACGATTTCTGCTACAGCGAAAATCGGAAAAGATACTGTCATTCAGCCCAATACATTTATTGGTAATAATGTTGAGATAGGTGATAATTGCCTTATTCACTCAAACGTTACTATTTATGATAATTGTATTGTAGGTAATAATGTTACCATACATGCAGGTAGCGTTTTAGGTGCTGATGCATTTTATTATAAAAAACGGCCTGAAGGTTTCGATAAACTAATATCTGGCGGAAGAGTTGTTTTGAAAGACAATGTAGATATCGGAGCTCTTTGTACAATTGATAGAGGTGTAACTGGTGATACTACCATCGGATTTGGTACAAAACTAGATAATCAAGTTCATGTTGGTCATGATACTGTAATTGGTGAGAAGTGTTTAATTGCTTCACAGACCGGTATTGCAGGTTGTGTTATTATAGAAGATGAAGTTACGATTTGGGGACAGGTAGGAACCAATAGCGGAATAACAATTGGTGCAAAAGCAGTAATAATGGGTCAAACCGGAGTTACAAAATCAGTAAAAGGTGGTAAGAGTTATTTCGGTACTCCTATCGAAGAATCGCGTGAAAAGTTGAAACAATTGGCATATATCAAGAAGATTCCAGAAATAATTAAAAAAATGGATAAGAAATAA
- the efp gene encoding elongation factor P: protein MASTSDIRKGLCIRYNNDIYKIIEFLHVKPGKGPAFVRTKLRSVTSGKVLDNTFSAGHKIEDVRVETRSYQYLYPEGDTYHFMNTDDYNQITLQESSLDAPGLLKEGEIVKIMFNTEDSLPLSVEMPASVVLEITYTEPGVKGNTATNATKPATVETGAEVNVPLFINEGDKVKIDTSNGSYMERVKE, encoded by the coding sequence ATGGCATCTACATCAGATATACGAAAAGGATTATGCATAAGATATAATAATGATATCTATAAGATTATTGAATTTTTACACGTAAAACCGGGTAAAGGTCCTGCTTTTGTTCGTACAAAATTAAGAAGTGTTACTTCTGGTAAAGTATTAGATAATACTTTTTCTGCAGGTCATAAAATTGAAGATGTACGTGTAGAAACTCGTTCGTATCAGTATTTATATCCTGAAGGAGATACGTATCACTTTATGAATACAGATGATTATAACCAAATTACCTTGCAAGAGAGTTCTTTAGACGCTCCTGGTTTATTAAAAGAAGGTGAAATAGTAAAAATCATGTTCAATACAGAAGATAGTTTACCTTTATCTGTAGAAATGCCTGCAAGTGTAGTTTTAGAGATAACGTATACAGAACCTGGTGTTAAAGGGAATACCGCTACTAATGCTACAAAGCCTGCTACAGTTGAGACAGGTGCAGAGGTAAATGTTCCTTTATTTATCAACGAAGGCGACAAAGTTAAAATTGATACTTCTAACGGTTCTTATATGGAACGTGTTAAGGAATAA